A part of Synchiropus splendidus isolate RoL2022-P1 chromosome 19, RoL_Sspl_1.0, whole genome shotgun sequence genomic DNA contains:
- the LOC128751313 gene encoding transmembrane protein 100, which translates to MCCQRASRQCTDNHRERRAEQGSQTDLTTEETGSSSTVHQDIPAKTLTMGCTTGHLACQPQPQIILGQDGHSLEAGGAKVPEVLSSLERLSQATGGMEKSWYRCIFPFGIISLVIGAAGTGVTYTYNDLPQTKVVSVVLLVMGLVLLLTASACWTVHKKKRRKKKEAGSLMSEQCPL; encoded by the exons ATGTGCTGCCAGAGAGCCAGCAGGCAGTGTACAGACAAccacagagagaggagagcagagcaggGGAGCCA GACAGATCTAACCACGGAAGAGACTGGGAGTTCCTCGACTGTACATCAGGATATACCAGCCAAAACACTTACCATGGGCTGTACGACGGGCCACCTCGCTTGCCAACCACAGCCTCAGATTATCCTGGGACAGGACGGTCACTCCCTAGAAGCTGGAGGCGCCAAAGTCCCAGAGGTTCTCTCTTCCCTGGAGCGTCTGTCTCAAGCCACCGGTGGCATGGAGAAATCTTGGTACCGCTGCATATTCCCCTTTGGAATCATCTCCTTGGTGATCGGAGCGGCGGGAACCGGCGTGACGTACACCTACAACGATCTGCCTCAAACTAAAGTGGTGTCAGTGGTGCTACTGGTGATGggtctggtgctgctgctgacggCTTCCGCCTGCTGGACCGTTcacaaaaagaagaggaggaaaaagaaagaggcGGGCTCGTTGATGTCTGAGCAATGTCCCCTGTGA